The DNA window GGCATCAAGGAAAGTCTACATACCCACTTAGCCCGTAAAACCTTCACCATGTATTCCGAAGAGCTTGGTTTTACGCTGAGCGAAATGGCAGTGATGCTCGGTCACACGAATGCGACCATGACCGAGAACCACTACTACAAACGGCGACGGGAGCCGGTAATCGTGCGCTTCAAAGAGATCTTCAAAAACGAGCAGAAGCAAGCCAGCTAAGTATGAGAGATCTTTTCAGCTCGGCCTCGTGTGAAGGCTTACCCAACGACCCGGAGCAGCTCAAAGAGCGTATCCTACGGCAGACGATCCTACTTGGTTTTCAGGTGATCGAGTTGGACGACCAACGGGAGCAGATTCGCCAGCTCCAGAGACAAAACCGCCAGCTACGGGCTTTACTGACCCCTACCAATTGACCAACAAAGAAGCCCCGTCAGAGCTGACGGGGCTTACCTCCATTAGATGCTTTTTAAATTACTTTAACGGACGCAAATATAGTGAAAATCAATAACTTAACCCAAGAAAACATACTACCAGTTTCCAAAAAGAGGTCTAGTGATAAAGCCGACACACCCCAACCCGCACCGGCCTTTCAGAGCAAACGGAAAGTCATTGAGGAATATCTTTCCTTCCGATTTCAGTTCCGCTACAATGTGCTCAACGGACGGATCGAGTGGGGTGGTAAAGCCAAAGGAAACTTTGAGGCTTTGGAGGATTACGCGCTCAACTCTATCATTCGACAGATCGACAACGAAACAGGCGTTGCTACGAGTCCCGACAAAATGAAGGTTATTCTCAAGTCGGATTTTACGCCCCAATACAACCCCCTGCACGCCTATTTTCAATCACTACCTACACCCCAATCCAGTGGAGCACCGACTATCAAAGCGTTGGCCGCAACGGTGCAAACAGAGAGTAATGAGCTATTCTGTTTGAGCCTGACCCGTTGGCTGGTGGCCAGCATTGCTAATGCGTTCAATCCTGAAGGTTGCCAGAATCAAACCTGCCTGGTACTGACGGGAACACAAGGAGCCTTTAAGACCACTTGGCTCAATATGCTGTGTCCACCGGATCTACTGCGCTACCTGTTTTGTGGTAAGATCAATCTGGAAAGCAAAGACACGTTGATTTTGCTAGGGGAGAAGTTTATCGTCAACCTTGACGACCAATTGCGTAGTCTCAATAAGCGCGACGGGGAGACCGTCAAAACGCTCATTACTCAGGGTAATATAACCGTTCGACGGCCCTATGATGCCCTATCCTCTGAACTGCCCCGTATTGCTTCATTTCTTGGCAGCGTTAATGGAA is part of the Spirosoma rhododendri genome and encodes:
- a CDS encoding VapE domain-containing protein, whose product is MKINNLTQENILPVSKKRSSDKADTPQPAPAFQSKRKVIEEYLSFRFQFRYNVLNGRIEWGGKAKGNFEALEDYALNSIIRQIDNETGVATSPDKMKVILKSDFTPQYNPLHAYFQSLPTPQSSGAPTIKALAATVQTESNELFCLSLTRWLVASIANAFNPEGCQNQTCLVLTGTQGAFKTTWLNMLCPPDLLRYLFCGKINLESKDTLILLGEKFIVNLDDQLRSLNKRDGETVKTLITQGNITVRRPYDALSSELPRIASFLGSVNGNDFLTDPTGSRRFLPFEAFSIDIQTAQAIDINQVWAEAYQLFREGFTYWFTADETASLFANNENFQVDSPEYELLLEYYEPVENREWATAFLTSTAILANLEMYTRQKLRAKQLGEALRKLQFMRFNKKLGGSSPVHVWAVRERSDLERETKRTNL